One genomic segment of Nonomuraea coxensis DSM 45129 includes these proteins:
- the cbiQ gene encoding cobalt ECF transporter T component CbiQ: MSAGHHHQLHLPGDSAVHRLPPQCKLLAVLAFAIVVVATPRERFWAFAAYAVLLGVVAAAARVPAGHIARRMVIEVPFVLFAVLIPVIGLGERVSVLGLSLSVEGLWAAWNILAKATLGVVASILLAATTEPRVILLGAQRLRLPELLVQIAMFMLRYMDVILGEMRRMRVARESRGFEARNARHIPVIARSAGALFIRSYERGERVHLAMLSRGYTGRMPIMADMTASTAQWATALALPAGALAVLGLSLAGLG, translated from the coding sequence GTGAGCGCGGGTCATCACCACCAGCTCCACCTGCCGGGCGACTCCGCCGTGCACCGGCTGCCGCCGCAGTGCAAGCTGCTCGCGGTCCTCGCCTTCGCGATCGTGGTGGTGGCCACGCCGCGCGAGCGGTTCTGGGCGTTCGCCGCCTACGCCGTGCTGCTCGGCGTGGTCGCGGCGGCCGCCAGGGTGCCGGCCGGGCACATCGCGCGGCGGATGGTGATCGAGGTGCCGTTCGTGCTGTTCGCGGTGCTCATCCCGGTCATCGGGCTGGGGGAGCGGGTGAGCGTGCTCGGCCTCTCGCTGAGCGTGGAAGGGCTCTGGGCGGCCTGGAACATCCTCGCCAAGGCCACCCTCGGCGTGGTGGCCTCCATCCTGCTGGCCGCGACCACGGAGCCCCGGGTGATCCTGCTGGGCGCGCAGCGGCTGCGGCTGCCGGAGCTGCTCGTGCAGATCGCCATGTTCATGCTGCGCTACATGGACGTGATCCTCGGCGAGATGCGCCGGATGCGGGTGGCGCGGGAGTCGCGGGGGTTCGAGGCGAGGAACGCCCGGCACATCCCGGTGATCGCCCGCTCGGCGGGGGCGCTGTTCATCCGCTCGTACGAGCGGGGCGAGCGGGTGCACCTGGCCATGCTGAGCCGCGGCTACACCGGACGGATGCCGATAATGGCAGACATGACGGCATCAACCGCCCAATGGGCCACCGCCCTCGCCCTGCCCGCCGGAGCCCTCGCCGTGCTGGGTCTGTCCCTGGCGGGGCTCGGGTGA
- a CDS encoding energy-coupling factor ABC transporter ATP-binding protein: MNSLEVRQLAYAYPDGTQALFGVDLSIARGERVALLGPNGAGKTTLVMHLNGILTAGHGTVTVAGTPVRKDTLKEVRQRVGLVFQDPDDQLFMPTVRDDVAFGPANAGLRGAELDRVVVSALERVGMLEAIDRPPHHLSFGQRRRVAVATVLAMEPEILVLDEPSSNLDPAARRELAEVLRSLDVTVLMVTHDLPYALELCERSLILSGGVIAADGPTRELLADADLLARHRLELPYGFTIPVV, from the coding sequence GTGAACTCCCTGGAGGTCAGGCAGCTCGCCTACGCCTATCCCGACGGCACGCAGGCGCTGTTCGGGGTGGACCTGTCGATCGCGCGCGGCGAGCGGGTGGCCCTCCTCGGCCCCAACGGCGCGGGCAAGACGACGCTCGTCATGCATCTCAACGGCATTCTCACGGCCGGCCACGGCACTGTCACCGTGGCGGGCACCCCGGTGCGCAAGGACACGCTCAAGGAGGTCAGGCAGCGCGTCGGCCTGGTCTTCCAGGACCCCGACGACCAGCTCTTCATGCCCACCGTCCGCGACGACGTGGCCTTCGGCCCGGCCAACGCCGGGCTGCGGGGCGCGGAGCTGGACCGGGTCGTGGTGTCGGCCCTGGAGCGGGTGGGCATGCTGGAGGCGATCGACCGGCCGCCGCACCACCTGTCGTTCGGCCAGCGGCGGCGGGTGGCCGTCGCGACCGTGCTCGCCATGGAGCCCGAGATCCTGGTGCTCGACGAGCCCTCCTCCAACCTCGACCCGGCCGCGCGACGGGAGCTGGCCGAGGTCCTGCGCTCGCTCGACGTGACCGTGCTCATGGTCACCCACGACCTGCCGTACGCGCTGGAGCTGTGCGAGCGCTCCCTCATCCTCTCCGGGGGCGTGATCGCCGCCGACGGGCCCACCCGCGAGCTCCTCGCCGACGCGGACCTGCTGGCCCGGCACCGCCTGGAGCTCCCGTACGGATTCACGATCCCCGTCGTGTGA
- a CDS encoding STAS domain-containing protein (This anti-anti-sigma factor, or anti-sigma factor antagonist, belongs to a family that includes characterized members SpoIIAA, RsbV, RsfA, and RsfB.) — MKLRLARHALGDAVVVAVEGELDLFTAPFLRDEVRDAIKQDGAKLVLDLQQLSFMDSSGLSVLIEAWRLATGEGGGVSLAAPQAPVARILRTTGLDRRIKVYSDVDSAVGEI, encoded by the coding sequence ATGAAGCTGCGGCTTGCGCGACATGCCCTGGGAGACGCCGTGGTGGTGGCCGTTGAGGGGGAGCTCGACCTGTTCACCGCACCGTTCCTCCGGGACGAAGTACGCGACGCCATCAAGCAGGACGGCGCGAAGCTCGTGCTCGACCTGCAGCAGCTGTCGTTCATGGACTCCAGCGGGCTGTCGGTGCTGATCGAGGCCTGGCGGCTGGCCACCGGAGAGGGCGGAGGGGTGTCCCTCGCGGCCCCGCAGGCCCCGGTCGCGCGCATCCTGCGCACCACCGGGCTCGACCGCCGGATCAAGGTCTACTCCGACGTGGACAGTGCCGTGGGCGAGATTTAA
- a CDS encoding SDR family NAD(P)-dependent oxidoreductase encodes MDVNGSSAIISGGASGLGEASARELARAGATVVVADLNEERGKSVADEIGGVFVKTDVSDEDQVQAAVDAAVATGKPLRVVVNSAGIGWAERTVNRDGSPHNPATYRKVIEVNLIGTFNLMRLAAAAIAKTEPADADGQRGVVVNTASVAALEGQTGQLAYSASKGGIVGMTLPAARDLAAIGVRVNTICPGIIDTPIYGFSPNSEEFKAKLVAPVVFPKRMGRADEFAHLVRSLVENDYMNGEVIRFDGGIRFQPK; translated from the coding sequence ATGGACGTGAACGGATCCTCAGCAATCATCTCCGGCGGCGCCAGCGGCCTCGGCGAGGCGAGCGCCCGCGAGCTGGCCCGCGCCGGCGCCACCGTGGTCGTGGCCGACCTCAACGAAGAGCGCGGCAAGTCGGTGGCCGACGAGATCGGCGGCGTCTTCGTCAAGACCGACGTGTCGGACGAGGACCAGGTGCAGGCGGCCGTGGACGCCGCCGTCGCCACCGGCAAGCCCCTCCGCGTGGTGGTCAACAGCGCCGGCATCGGCTGGGCCGAGCGGACCGTCAACCGCGACGGCAGCCCGCACAACCCGGCCACCTACCGCAAGGTCATCGAGGTCAACCTGATCGGCACGTTCAACCTCATGCGCCTCGCGGCGGCCGCCATCGCCAAGACGGAGCCGGCCGACGCCGACGGGCAGCGCGGCGTCGTCGTCAACACCGCCTCCGTCGCGGCCCTGGAGGGCCAGACCGGGCAGCTCGCCTACTCGGCCTCCAAGGGCGGCATCGTGGGCATGACCCTGCCCGCGGCGCGCGACCTGGCCGCCATCGGCGTCCGGGTGAACACGATCTGCCCCGGCATCATCGACACCCCCATCTACGGCTTCTCGCCCAACTCCGAGGAGTTCAAGGCCAAGCTCGTCGCGCCGGTCGTCTTCCCCAAGCGGATGGGCCGCGCCGACGAGTTCGCGCACCTCGTGCGCTCGCTGGTCGAGAACGACTACATGAACGGCGAGGTCATCCGCTTCGACGGCGGCATCCGCTTCCAGCCCAAGTAG
- a CDS encoding crotonase/enoyl-CoA hydratase family protein: MSDEVLVEESGNVAILTINRPKARNAVNGAVARGIAEALDGLDARPEISAYVLTGAGGTFCAGMDLKGFLTGDLPVVEGRGFGGLTEAPPKKPLVAAVEGYALAGGFELALSCDLIVASSESTFGLPEPKRGLVAGAGGIMRLPRRIPYHVAMEMALTGDHYPASRLYELGLVNRIAEPGKALEAALELARKVAANAPLALAATKKVVIESQDWSLEEMFRKQGAIINPVFGSKDAMEGAAAFAEKRAPQWKGE; this comes from the coding sequence GTGTCTGACGAAGTGCTCGTCGAGGAGTCCGGCAACGTCGCGATCCTCACGATCAACCGCCCCAAGGCCCGCAACGCGGTCAACGGCGCGGTCGCGCGCGGGATCGCGGAGGCCCTGGACGGCCTCGACGCCCGCCCTGAGATCTCCGCGTACGTCCTGACCGGCGCGGGCGGCACGTTCTGCGCCGGCATGGACCTGAAGGGCTTCCTGACCGGCGACCTCCCGGTGGTGGAGGGACGCGGCTTCGGCGGCCTCACCGAGGCGCCGCCGAAGAAGCCGCTGGTGGCGGCCGTCGAGGGCTACGCGCTCGCCGGCGGTTTCGAGCTGGCCCTGTCCTGCGACCTCATCGTGGCCTCCTCGGAGTCCACCTTCGGCCTGCCGGAGCCCAAGCGCGGCCTCGTGGCGGGCGCGGGCGGGATCATGCGGCTGCCGCGGCGGATCCCGTACCACGTGGCCATGGAGATGGCGCTGACCGGCGACCACTACCCGGCCTCGCGCCTGTACGAGCTGGGCCTGGTCAACCGGATCGCCGAGCCCGGCAAGGCCCTTGAGGCCGCGCTGGAGCTGGCCCGCAAGGTCGCCGCCAACGCGCCGCTGGCCCTCGCCGCGACCAAGAAGGTCGTCATCGAGTCGCAGGACTGGTCGCTGGAGGAGATGTTCAGGAAGCAGGGGGCGATCATCAACCCGGTGTTCGGCTCGAAGGACGCCATGGAGGGCGCCGCCGCGTTCGCGGAGAAGCGCGCGCCCCAGTGGAAGGGCGAGTAA